The following coding sequences lie in one Natrarchaeobius halalkaliphilus genomic window:
- the gcvPA gene encoding aminomethyl-transferring glycine dehydrogenase subunit GcvPA produces MTRTDDERKGTPFAPHTDDEVEAMLEAVGVDDADELFDIDASIRFDGEFDIDAATEQTVTRELTETLARNDDAVEFLGRGHYSHHIPSLVDHISLRSEFITSYTQYQPEVTQGFLQVLFEYQSMLVELTGLEIANCSMYDASTALGEAATLADRVRSTSGSRVLVPDYLRSERRDVLENYVEGAGLTVEEVRTEEGVTTPDAIERAIDDDVVMAYLESPTTEGVIEEHLEEIGGLVDDHDAMFCLGSDPVALSLLRSPASVGVDVVIGDASVLGMPASYGMGLGLFACRKEYLRQVPGRLVGASEDADGNRAFTLTLQTREQHIRRERATSNICTNQAWVALRTSIHAASLGPSGLVSLAEQCHNLAERTATRLDEIDGVSAPVRDRHHFREFRAHVDDADAVVEALSADGFAVHAIDEGTIQLCVSDVNEHRIDELTAAFEEVLS; encoded by the coding sequence ATGACACGCACAGACGACGAGCGGAAGGGGACGCCGTTTGCGCCCCACACCGACGACGAGGTGGAGGCGATGCTCGAGGCCGTCGGCGTCGACGATGCCGACGAGTTGTTCGACATCGACGCTTCGATACGATTCGACGGCGAGTTCGACATCGACGCAGCCACCGAACAGACCGTCACCCGCGAACTGACGGAAACGCTCGCTCGGAACGACGACGCCGTCGAGTTTCTCGGCAGGGGACACTACTCGCATCACATCCCCTCGCTCGTCGACCACATCTCGCTCAGATCCGAGTTCATCACGTCGTACACGCAGTATCAGCCGGAGGTCACGCAGGGATTTCTCCAGGTGCTCTTCGAGTACCAGTCCATGCTCGTCGAACTGACGGGCCTCGAGATCGCGAACTGCTCGATGTACGACGCCTCGACGGCACTCGGTGAGGCCGCGACGCTGGCCGATCGCGTTCGATCGACGAGCGGCTCTCGCGTCCTCGTGCCCGACTACCTCCGTTCGGAACGGCGGGACGTCCTCGAGAACTACGTCGAAGGTGCGGGCCTCACCGTCGAGGAGGTTCGAACTGAAGAGGGTGTGACGACACCGGACGCCATCGAGCGAGCCATCGACGACGACGTGGTGATGGCCTACCTCGAGAGTCCGACGACCGAGGGCGTCATCGAAGAACACCTAGAAGAGATCGGCGGCCTCGTCGACGACCACGACGCGATGTTCTGCCTGGGCTCCGACCCCGTGGCGCTCTCGCTCTTGCGGTCGCCGGCGTCGGTCGGCGTCGACGTCGTGATCGGTGACGCGAGCGTTCTCGGCATGCCGGCGAGCTACGGTATGGGACTCGGCCTGTTTGCCTGCCGCAAAGAGTACCTCCGGCAGGTACCGGGGCGACTTGTCGGCGCATCAGAAGACGCCGACGGCAACCGCGCGTTCACGCTGACGCTCCAGACGCGCGAACAGCACATCCGTCGTGAGCGAGCCACGAGCAACATCTGTACCAACCAGGCCTGGGTCGCCCTGCGGACGTCGATTCACGCCGCCTCGCTCGGGCCGTCCGGGCTCGTGTCGCTGGCAGAGCAGTGTCACAACCTGGCCGAACGGACCGCGACCAGGCTCGACGAAATCGACGGCGTCTCCGCTCCCGTTCGCGATCGACATCACTTCCGAGAGTTCCGGGCGCACGTCGACGACGCGGACGCCGTCGTCGAGGCGCTTTCGGCCGACGGGTTCGCGGTTCACGCGATAGACGAAGGGACGATCCAGCTCTGTGTCAGCGACGTCAACGAACATCGGATCGACGAACTGACCGCGGCCTTCGAGGAGGTGCTCAGCTAA